A DNA window from Mesorhizobium sp. C432A contains the following coding sequences:
- a CDS encoding M48 family metallopeptidase, producing the protein MSRLIISAGRRFGRFTVLFFVVPALIIFCVWMSLLDNHPIWFIASGFVVMPIATTALAFLFGTLFAGFRRSKIKGVSEAEAPGLWALWRSVAGPHRAARTVVILEGNLNASVREERTLLGLLGNRLFLTIGIPLLAVTDERALAAILAHEDAHVRNKDTNGSLNLAEFENGFGFVFEYAPPGTTITGSLLHAAIGWLSQSFEREEIRLSREAEIKADRHAASSGDAEHAARALLLLATADVHFAETVYDPLQHELRGALRPPRPPLERMLEAAGQLREPICLNVCARKAWASPDDAKSTHPSWAQRLAALGYTEPPDLDPIAVTALSTLLNSSVAQRHISEFDTKWTARMEDYLQR; encoded by the coding sequence ATGTCGCGACTGATCATCAGCGCCGGTCGGCGGTTTGGCAGGTTCACGGTCCTGTTTTTCGTTGTTCCCGCTCTCATCATCTTCTGCGTCTGGATGTCCCTGCTCGACAACCATCCAATCTGGTTTATCGCCAGCGGCTTCGTCGTCATGCCGATCGCCACCACGGCCTTGGCATTTCTGTTCGGCACATTGTTTGCGGGCTTCCGACGCAGCAAGATCAAAGGCGTCAGTGAAGCAGAAGCGCCCGGCCTGTGGGCGCTGTGGCGGAGCGTCGCCGGACCGCACCGTGCTGCGCGCACGGTTGTCATACTAGAGGGCAACCTGAACGCCAGCGTGCGCGAAGAGCGCACGCTTCTCGGCCTTCTCGGCAATCGGCTGTTTCTAACCATTGGCATCCCTCTCCTCGCAGTGACCGATGAAAGAGCGCTTGCCGCGATCCTTGCCCATGAGGACGCGCATGTGCGCAACAAGGATACCAATGGCAGCCTCAATCTCGCTGAGTTCGAAAACGGTTTCGGATTTGTCTTCGAGTATGCCCCGCCCGGAACCACGATCACAGGCAGCCTGCTCCACGCCGCTATCGGCTGGCTGTCGCAATCGTTCGAGCGGGAAGAAATCCGGCTTTCGCGCGAAGCGGAGATCAAGGCAGATCGACACGCGGCATCCTCCGGCGACGCCGAGCACGCCGCACGCGCGCTGTTGCTTCTTGCCACGGCAGACGTGCATTTCGCGGAGACGGTCTATGACCCTTTGCAGCATGAATTGCGAGGTGCTTTGCGTCCGCCGCGACCGCCGCTCGAGCGCATGCTGGAAGCTGCCGGCCAGCTGCGAGAACCCATTTGCCTCAATGTTTGCGCCCGCAAGGCGTGGGCAAGCCCGGATGACGCAAAGTCCACCCATCCATCATGGGCTCAACGGCTGGCGGCGCTTGGCTACACGGAGCCGCCCGACCTGGACCCGATCGCCGTGACCGCGCTCTCGACGCTGCTGAACTCGAGCGTAGCACAGCGCCACATTTCGGAATTCGACACCAAATGGACTGCGCGGATGGAAGACTATCTCCAGCGCTGA
- a CDS encoding bifunctional ADP-dependent NAD(P)H-hydrate dehydratase/NAD(P)H-hydrate epimerase, whose product MSNEVLSPAEMGEADRLAIAAGPLDGYGLMQRAGEAVAAVVLARYPAASRVHVLCGPGNNGGDGYVVARLLAEAGVNVALWAEGKQKPGSDAARASEACNLPVEHIGHCYPEPGEVVVDALYGAGLSKKISLHASAVSGLAAAERVPVVSIDLPSGVSGETGLSNAYFKADVTVTFVRKKPGHLLMPGRSLCGEIIVADIGIPDAIVDEFKIKTFENTPDFWLYSFPKTAVDTHKYKRGHVSVFSGGPSATGAARLSAMAAARAGAGAVTVLSPENAMQVNAAHLTSIMLREAGSMEEVQEFLSARHPEVFVFGPGLGPKPKVGDFALQLIATVADLNRTSTSSFGIQRPAIVLDADAITSLAHQPQALFDAALLPLAPVLVLTPHEGEFARLFPDIAKDKKQSKLAKARAAAERANAIMVYKGADTVIAAPDGRAVINANGAPWLATAGSGDVLAGIVAALLAQGMQAFEAACAAVWIHAEAGSRFGPGLIAEDLPLALVPVLRELVEARQKVPIG is encoded by the coding sequence ATGAGCAATGAAGTCCTGTCGCCGGCCGAGATGGGCGAGGCCGACCGGCTGGCGATCGCGGCCGGTCCGCTCGACGGCTATGGCCTGATGCAGCGCGCCGGCGAAGCGGTCGCTGCTGTGGTCCTGGCACGCTATCCCGCAGCAAGCCGCGTGCACGTGCTGTGCGGCCCCGGCAACAATGGTGGCGACGGCTATGTTGTAGCGCGGTTGCTGGCCGAGGCTGGTGTGAATGTGGCGCTCTGGGCCGAAGGCAAGCAGAAGCCCGGGAGTGATGCGGCGCGAGCTTCCGAGGCCTGCAATCTGCCGGTCGAGCACATCGGACACTGCTACCCGGAACCGGGTGAAGTCGTCGTGGACGCGCTCTATGGTGCGGGATTGTCGAAGAAGATATCCCTGCATGCCTCTGCCGTCTCAGGATTGGCCGCGGCGGAGCGCGTGCCTGTGGTGTCAATCGACCTGCCTTCTGGCGTGTCGGGCGAGACCGGCTTGAGCAACGCTTATTTCAAGGCCGACGTGACGGTGACGTTCGTGCGGAAAAAGCCCGGCCATCTGCTGATGCCGGGGCGCAGCCTCTGCGGCGAGATCATCGTCGCCGATATCGGCATTCCGGATGCGATCGTCGATGAGTTCAAGATCAAGACGTTCGAGAACACGCCTGACTTCTGGCTATACAGTTTTCCGAAAACGGCGGTCGATACACATAAGTATAAGCGCGGCCACGTCAGCGTCTTTTCCGGCGGGCCGAGCGCGACAGGTGCGGCGCGGCTGTCGGCGATGGCTGCAGCCAGAGCCGGGGCAGGGGCGGTGACCGTGCTCTCGCCTGAAAATGCCATGCAGGTAAACGCCGCGCATCTGACATCGATCATGCTGCGCGAGGCCGGTTCGATGGAGGAAGTGCAGGAATTTTTGTCGGCGAGGCACCCCGAAGTATTTGTGTTCGGACCAGGGCTCGGGCCGAAACCCAAGGTGGGGGATTTCGCGTTGCAATTGATCGCGACGGTCGCTGACCTAAACCGCACGTCGACGAGTTCATTCGGAATTCAGCGCCCTGCCATTGTCTTGGATGCTGACGCCATCACGTCATTGGCGCATCAGCCTCAGGCCCTGTTCGACGCCGCGCTGCTCCCGTTGGCGCCGGTTTTGGTGCTGACGCCGCATGAAGGCGAATTCGCCAGACTTTTTCCCGACATCGCGAAGGACAAGAAGCAGTCGAAACTCGCCAAGGCGCGCGCAGCCGCTGAACGAGCCAACGCCATCATGGTCTACAAGGGCGCCGACACCGTCATCGCGGCGCCGGACGGCCGCGCGGTGATCAACGCCAATGGTGCACCATGGCTCGCCACCGCCGGTTCCGGCGACGTGCTGGCGGGCATTGTCGCCGCGCTGCTGGCGCAGGGCATGCAGGCATTCGAGGCCGCCTGCGCAGCGGTCTGGATCCATGCCGAGGCCGGCAGCCGCTTCGGACCGGGTCTGATCGCCGAGGATCTGCCGCTGGCGCTGGTGCCGGTGCTGCGTGAACTTGTCGAGGCGCGGCAGAAGGTGCCGATCGGATGA
- a CDS encoding P-II family nitrogen regulator produces MKKIEAIIKPFKLDEVKEALQEAGLQGITVTEAKGFGRQKGHTELYRGAEYVVDFLPKVKIEVVLGDDAVEGAIEAIRKAAQTGRIGDGKIFVSNIEEVVRIRTGETGMDAV; encoded by the coding sequence ATGAAAAAGATCGAAGCGATCATCAAGCCGTTCAAGCTAGACGAAGTGAAGGAAGCGCTTCAGGAGGCCGGTCTGCAAGGCATTACCGTCACCGAGGCCAAGGGCTTTGGCCGCCAGAAAGGCCATACCGAACTCTATCGCGGCGCCGAATATGTCGTCGACTTCCTGCCCAAGGTGAAGATCGAAGTCGTGCTGGGCGACGACGCCGTCGAAGGCGCCATCGAAGCCATCCGCAAGGCGGCGCAGACCGGCCGCATCGGCGACGGCAAGATCTTCGTCTCCAATATCGAGGAGGTCGTTCGCATCCGTACCGGCGAAACGGGGATGGACGCCGTCTGA
- a CDS encoding glutamine synthetase beta-grasp domain-containing protein: MTKYKLEYIWLDGYTPVPNLRGKTQIKEFAEFPTLEQLPLWGFDGSSTQQAEGHSSDCVLKPVAVFPDPARSNGVLVMCEVMMPDGVTPHVSNKRATILDDEGAWFGFEQEYFFYKDGRPLGFPESGYPAPQGPYYTGVGYSNVGPIARQIVEEHLDLCLAAGINHEGINAEVAKGQWEFQIFGKGSKKAADQMWMARYLLQRLTEKYEIDIEYHCKPLGDTDWNGSGMHANFSTAYMREVGGKAYFEALMAQFDKNLMDHIAVYGPDNDKRLTGKHETAPWNRFSYGIADRGASIRVPHSFVNNDYKGYLEDRRPNSQGDPYQIASQILKTIAEVSTSAQVSAAA, encoded by the coding sequence ATGACGAAATACAAGCTCGAGTATATCTGGCTCGATGGTTACACGCCGGTCCCCAATCTTCGCGGCAAGACCCAGATCAAGGAGTTCGCCGAGTTCCCGACGCTCGAGCAGCTGCCGCTGTGGGGCTTCGACGGTTCTTCGACGCAGCAGGCCGAAGGCCACAGCTCCGACTGCGTGCTGAAGCCGGTCGCCGTATTCCCGGACCCGGCCCGCAGCAATGGCGTGCTGGTGATGTGCGAAGTGATGATGCCAGATGGCGTGACGCCGCATGTGTCCAACAAGCGCGCCACCATCCTCGACGACGAGGGCGCCTGGTTCGGCTTCGAGCAGGAGTATTTCTTCTACAAGGACGGCCGTCCGCTCGGCTTCCCCGAGAGCGGCTATCCGGCGCCGCAGGGCCCGTACTACACCGGCGTCGGCTATTCGAATGTCGGCCCGATCGCGCGCCAGATCGTCGAGGAGCATCTCGACCTTTGCCTCGCAGCAGGCATCAACCATGAAGGCATCAACGCCGAAGTGGCCAAGGGCCAGTGGGAATTCCAGATTTTCGGCAAAGGCTCCAAGAAGGCCGCCGACCAGATGTGGATGGCCCGCTATCTCTTGCAGCGCCTGACCGAAAAGTACGAGATCGACATCGAGTATCACTGCAAGCCGCTCGGCGACACCGACTGGAACGGCTCGGGCATGCACGCCAACTTCTCGACCGCCTATATGCGCGAAGTCGGCGGCAAGGCCTATTTTGAAGCGCTGATGGCTCAATTCGACAAGAACCTGATGGACCACATCGCCGTCTACGGCCCGGACAACGACAAGCGCCTGACCGGCAAGCATGAGACCGCTCCGTGGAACCGCTTCAGCTACGGCATCGCCGACCGAGGCGCCTCGATCCGCGTGCCGCATTCCTTCGTCAACAATGACTACAAGGGCTACCTGGAAGACCGCCGCCCGAATTCGCAAGGTGACCCCTACCAGATCGCTTCGCAGATCCTGAAGACCATCGCGGAGGTTTCGACCAGCGCGCAGGTCTCGGCGGCCGCCTAA
- a CDS encoding DUF2735 domain-containing protein, whose amino-acid sequence MEITSARPSAKILMFPVAARAGASNLGVKAKFAAELASLRDHPLAHGGAWYHEAAIAEAEQPRKS is encoded by the coding sequence ATGGAAATCACCTCAGCCCGTCCGTCGGCCAAAATCCTGATGTTCCCGGTGGCAGCGCGTGCGGGTGCCTCAAATTTAGGCGTAAAGGCCAAGTTTGCGGCAGAGCTTGCTTCGCTGCGCGATCACCCGCTTGCCCATGGCGGGGCCTGGTATCATGAGGCCGCCATTGCGGAGGCCGAACAGCCTCGCAAGAGCTAG
- a CDS encoding MFS transporter, producing the protein MALASTAGGASRGMTREEKKVIFASSLGAVFEWYDFYLYGALAGAIGLTFFNSFPESTRYIFTLLVFAAGFIVRPFGALVFGRIGDLVGRKYTFLVTIMIMGLSTFLVGLLPGSETLGILAPILLIALRMLQGLALGGEYGGAATYVAEHAPDDRRGFYTSWIQTTATLGLFLSLIVILLVQNSVSKDAFNAWGWRIPFLVSAILLGISVWIRLSLSESPTFLRMKEEGKSSKAPLSEAFGQWKNAKIAILALFGLTAGQAVVWYNGQFYALFFLANVLKVDAQSVNIMIAIALALGTGFFVFFGWLSDKIGRKPIIMAGLALAVVTTFPLFKALTWAANPALATAQQNTRATVTAAPGDCNFQFNPTGTRVPVSSCDIATDFLAKNSVPYDIVSTAAAGTPASVMIGSETVASYDAKAAGDKKAASDAAFKKGINLALQGGGYPLKRAAAKVADQKLDAFVAANPELKLDAAAIRAGEKTAVPTEQAIKDKVLTKDEAAGATEVTVYSVPAAGAFAMFADPAQVNWAKVIGILFILVLYVTMVYGPIAAILVEMFPTRIRYSGMSLPYHIGNGWFGGLLPAIVFAFSAYKGDIYYGLWYPVVIAAVTLIIGMIFVRDTLGTDLHTKQ; encoded by the coding sequence ATGGCATTGGCATCGACCGCCGGCGGAGCCAGCCGCGGCATGACACGAGAGGAGAAGAAGGTCATCTTCGCCTCCTCGCTGGGCGCGGTTTTCGAATGGTATGATTTCTATCTCTACGGAGCGTTGGCCGGCGCGATCGGCTTGACCTTCTTCAACTCGTTTCCCGAAAGCACCCGCTACATCTTCACGCTGCTGGTCTTCGCCGCCGGCTTCATCGTGCGCCCGTTCGGCGCGCTGGTGTTCGGCCGCATCGGCGATCTCGTCGGCCGCAAATACACATTCCTTGTCACCATCATGATCATGGGTCTGTCGACTTTCCTTGTCGGCCTGCTTCCGGGCTCAGAGACACTGGGCATTCTGGCGCCGATCCTGTTGATCGCGCTGCGCATGCTGCAGGGCCTGGCGCTTGGCGGTGAGTACGGCGGCGCCGCGACCTATGTCGCGGAACATGCGCCGGATGACCGTCGCGGCTTCTACACGTCATGGATCCAGACGACGGCGACGCTCGGCCTGTTCCTGTCGCTGATTGTCATCCTGCTGGTGCAGAATTCTGTAAGCAAGGACGCCTTCAACGCCTGGGGATGGCGCATTCCTTTTCTGGTCTCGGCCATCCTGCTCGGCATTTCGGTCTGGATCCGGCTGTCGCTTTCGGAATCGCCGACCTTCCTGCGCATGAAGGAAGAGGGCAAGAGTTCCAAGGCGCCGCTGTCGGAAGCCTTCGGCCAGTGGAAAAACGCCAAGATCGCCATCCTGGCGCTGTTCGGCCTCACCGCCGGTCAGGCCGTGGTCTGGTACAATGGTCAGTTCTACGCACTGTTCTTCCTGGCCAATGTGCTCAAGGTCGACGCGCAGTCGGTGAACATCATGATTGCCATTGCGCTGGCACTCGGTACGGGCTTCTTCGTCTTCTTCGGCTGGCTGTCCGACAAGATCGGCCGCAAGCCGATCATCATGGCCGGCCTTGCGCTGGCGGTCGTCACCACCTTCCCGCTGTTCAAGGCGTTGACCTGGGCCGCCAATCCGGCGCTCGCCACCGCACAGCAGAACACGCGCGCCACGGTGACGGCGGCTCCGGGAGACTGCAACTTCCAGTTCAACCCGACCGGCACGCGCGTACCGGTCAGTTCGTGCGATATCGCGACCGACTTCCTTGCCAAGAACTCGGTGCCTTACGACATCGTCTCTACCGCGGCGGCGGGGACCCCGGCGAGTGTCATGATCGGCAGCGAAACTGTGGCGTCTTATGATGCCAAGGCCGCGGGCGACAAGAAGGCTGCAAGCGACGCTGCCTTCAAGAAGGGTATCAACCTCGCGCTTCAGGGTGGCGGTTACCCGTTGAAGCGCGCTGCCGCCAAGGTTGCCGACCAGAAGCTCGACGCCTTTGTCGCGGCCAATCCTGAACTGAAGCTCGATGCGGCAGCCATCCGCGCCGGCGAAAAGACCGCGGTCCCGACCGAACAGGCCATCAAGGACAAGGTGCTGACCAAGGATGAGGCCGCGGGCGCCACCGAGGTGACCGTGTACAGCGTTCCGGCAGCGGGCGCGTTCGCGATGTTTGCCGACCCCGCACAGGTCAACTGGGCAAAGGTCATCGGCATCCTGTTCATCCTGGTCCTCTACGTGACCATGGTCTACGGGCCGATCGCGGCGATCCTGGTCGAGATGTTCCCGACACGCATCCGCTACAGCGGCATGTCACTGCCCTATCACATCGGCAATGGCTGGTTCGGCGGCCTGCTGCCCGCGATCGTGTTCGCGTTCAGCGCCTACAAGGGCGATATCTATTACGGCCTTTGGTATCCGGTGGTGATCGCGGCGGTGACGCTGATCATCGGCATGATCTTCGTCAGGGATACGCTCGGCACCGACCTGCATACCAAGCAGTAG